The genomic DNA TGTCGCCTCGTTTGCCGATGAAGCGCAGCAGCATAAGTCGATTGCCGAGCAGCTTGCCCATCAGGCGCAGCTGGTGAACCGCGCAAAGCGCTATCTGGCCTATTTCCAGGCCTATACCAGCACCTTTGCCGAAGTGCAGGTGCTGCGTTCGATGTACCAGCAGGCGGTAAGCCAGGCCAATATCGTCGGGCTGTGCGTGGGTACGCGCCCGGACTGCGTGCCGGAGGCGGTACTAGACCTGTTGAGTGAGTACCACGAGCAGGGCTATGAAGTGTGGCTGGAGCTGGGGCTGCAAACCGCGCACGATAAAACGCTGCACCGGATTAACCGCGGCCACGACTTTGCCTGTTACCAGAATACGACGCGTCTGGCACGTGAACGCGGCCTGAAGGTGTGCAGTCACCTGATTGTCGGCCTGCCCGGGGAAGGGCAGAGCGAATGCCTGGAGACGCTCCAGCAGGTGGTTGAGACGGGCGTTGACGGCATTAAGCTGCATCCGCTGCATATTGTCACCGGTAGCATTATGGCGAAGGCCTGGCAAGCCGGTCGTCTGAACGGCATTGCGCTGGACGACTATACGGTGACCGCGGGCGAGATGATTCGTCATACGCCGCCGGAGGTGATTTATCACCGTATTTCCGCCAGCGCTCGCCGGCCAACGCTGCTGGCGCCGCTATGGTGTGAGAACCGCTGGACCGGGATGGTCGAGCTGGATAAATACCTGAATGAACACGGTGTGCAGGGCTCGGCGCTGGGCACGCCTTGGGTGCAGCCGTAGTGTCGTCACGCCTCGCCGCCGTGTAGGCCTGATAAGCGCAGCGCCATCAGGCTGTCAGGATCACATTGCCTGATGGCGCTGCGCTTATCAGGCCTACAACACCGACTTCACAGATAATCCTCGCATTTTTTACACAACCTACCGCGCTGCGCTCAGAATTGGGTATGATTGAACGACGTTGTCGTTAAGGAATCCCTTATGAAGCAAATCCGTATGCTGGCGCAGTATTACGTCGACCTGATGATGAAGCTGGGTCTGGTACGTTTCTCTCTGTTGCTCGCGCTGGCGCTGGTGGTACTGGCGATTGTGGTACAGATGGCCGTCACCATGGTGCTGCATGGCCAGGTGGAGAGTATCGATGTTATTCGCTCCATCTTCTTCGGCCTGCTGATTACCCCATGGGCAGTGTATTTTCTGTCGGTGGTGGTTGAGCAGCTTGAAGAGTCGCGGCAGCGTCTGTCCCGGCTGGTTGAAAAGCTTGAAGAGATGCGCGAACGCGACCTTAAGCTCAACGTTCAGCTGAAAGACAATATTTCCCAGCTTAACCAGGAGATCAGCGACCGTGAAAAAGCGGAAGCGGAACGTCTGGCTACCCTTGAACAGCTGCGTATTGAGGTACAGGAGCGCGAAGAGACGCAGATCCGCCTTGAGCAGCAGTCCTCCTTCCTGCGTTCGTTCCTCGACGCATCGCCGGATTTGGTTTTCTATCGCAATGAAGATAAAGAATTTTCCGGCTGTAACCGGGCGATGGAGCTACTGACGGGTAAAAGTGAAAAGCAGCTGATTCACCTGCATCCTGAAGAGGTGTATAGCGCAGAGGCGGCGGCAAAAGTCATTGAAACCGATGAAAAAGTCTTCCGTCATAATGTCTCGCTCACCTACGAACAATGGCTCGATTACCCGGACGGACGCAAAGCGTGTTTTGAGATCCGTAAAGTGCCGTACTACGACCGCGTGGGGAAACGCCACGGCCTGATGGGCTTTGGTCGCGATATTACCGAACGCAAGCGCTACCAGGACGCACTGGAACGCGCCAGCCGCGACAAAACGACCTTTATCTCCACCATCAGCCATGAACTGCGCACGCCGCTTAACGGCATCGTGGGGCTTAGCCGAATCCTGCTCGACACTAACCTGACGGCAGAACAGGAGAAATACCTGAAAACCATCCACGTGTCGGCGGTCACGCTGGGCAATATCTTCAACGATATTATTGATATGGATAAGATGGAGCGCCGCAAGGTGCAACTGGATAACCAGGAGGTTGATTTCACCGGCTTCCTGGCGGATCTCGAAAACCTTTCCGGTTTGCAGGCCCAGCAAAAGGGGCTTCGCTTCATTATGGAGCCAACGTTGCCGCTGCCGCATAAAGTGATTACCGACGGTACCCGCCTGCGACAGATTCTGTGGAACCTGATCAGCAACGCCGTGAAGTTTACCCAGCAGGGCAACGTGGTGGTCCGCGTGCGCTATGACGAGGGCGATATGCTGCACTTCGAGGTGGAGGATTCCGGTATCGGTATCCCGCAGGAGGAGCAGGATAAAATCTTTGCCATGTATTATCAGGTGAAAGATAGCCAGGGCGGTAAACCGGCCACCGGTACCGGGATCGGTCTTGCCGTGTCGAAGCGTCTGGCGAAAAGCATGGGCGGGGATATCGACGTCTCCAGCCAGCCGGGCCACGGCTCTGTCTTTACCCTGACGGTGCATGCGCCGGCGGTGGCTGAGGAAGTCGAAGATACGCTGGAAGAAGACGATATGCCGCTGCCCGCACTGCACGTGCTGCTGGTGGAAGACATTGAGCTGAACGTGATTGTTGCCCGCTCCGTGCTGGAAAAACTGGGGAATAGCGTAGACGTCGCCATGACCGGGAAAGCCGCGCTGGAGATGTTTACGCCGGGTGAATATGACCTGGTGCTGCTGGATATCCAACTGCCGGACATGACCGGTCTGGATATTTCCCGCGAGCTGACGCGTAAATATCATGCCGACGATCTGCCGCCGCTGGTGGCACTGACGGCCAACGTACTGAAGGATAAGAAAGAATATCTGGATGCTGGCATGGACGATGTGCTGAGTAAACCGCTCTCGGTACCGGCCTTGACGGCGATGATCAAGAAGTTCTGGGATACCGCTGAAGACGAAGAGGAGAGTACCGTGAGCCAGAGTGATAACGGCAAGTCGCAGCAGCTGCTCGATATACCGATGCTGGAGCAGTATATCGAACTGGTAGGGCCGAAGCTGATTACCGATGGCCTGGCCGTGTTTGAAAAAATGATGCCGGGCTACCTGGCGGTGCTGGAGTCAAACCTGACCGCCCGTGACCAAAAAGGCATTGTCGAGGAAGGACACAAGATTAAGGGGGCTGCCGGTTCCGTAGGGCTTCGTCACCTTCAGCAACTAGGGCAACAGATCCAGTCACCGGACCTGCCGGCATGGTGGGATAACGTAGGTGAATGGGTTGAAGAAATGAAGTCGGAATGGCAGCACGATGTGGCGGTATTGAAAGCGTGGGTAGCCAACGTTGATAAAAAATGACCCCGGTCTAGCCGGGGTGCGCGAATACTGCGCCAACACCAGGGAACTGGTGGCTGCGTCAGATGATTGGCTTGATTTTGTTTGTTTGACACAACCTGAAATACGATTGCACGCTCAATAAGATAGCAAAACTTAAAATGTTTGTTACGTGAATCAGTAAAATGTGTGAAGCGTAACGCTTAATCAGAAATATTAATCAGCGTCAGAGAGTTAGCGAGAACGAGATGGCTTTGAGGAGTGTAGCTGGGCTAAAACGTCTGGTCTTGCGGCTGCTGCTGCTATTGGTGCTGGCATGGGGCGGCGGCATTGCCGCGTTCAGTATTCTGCCGGTACCATTTTCTGCCGTGATGATTGAGCGCCAGGTGGGGGCATGGCTGTCGGGAGACTTCGGCTATGTTGCCCATTCGGACTGGGTCAGCATGGATGACATTTCGCCGTGGATGGGGCTCGCGGTGATTGCCGCCGAGGACCAAAAGTTCCCCGATCACTGGGGCTTTGACGTCACGGCAATTGAGAAGGCGCTGGCGCACAATGAGCGCAACGAAAACCGCATCCGCGGCGCATCAACGCTGTCGCAGCAGACGGCAAAGAACCTGTTCCTGTGGGACGGGCGCAGCTGGCTGCGTAAAGGGCTGGAGGCGGGTCTCACGCTGGGAATTGAGACGGTGTGGAGCAAGAAGCGCATTCTGACCGTCTACCTGAATATCGCTGAGTTTGGCGACGGCGTTTTTGGCGTGGAGGCTGCGTCGCAGCGCTTTTTCCATAAACC from Klebsiella sp. WP3-W18-ESBL-02 includes the following:
- a CDS encoding TIGR01212 family radical SAM protein (This family includes YhcC from E. coli K-12, an uncharacterized radical SAM protein.) gives rise to the protein MQLQKLVNMFGGDLTRRYGEKVHKLTLHGGFSCPNRDGTIGRGGCTFCNVASFADEAQQHKSIAEQLAHQAQLVNRAKRYLAYFQAYTSTFAEVQVLRSMYQQAVSQANIVGLCVGTRPDCVPEAVLDLLSEYHEQGYEVWLELGLQTAHDKTLHRINRGHDFACYQNTTRLARERGLKVCSHLIVGLPGEGQSECLETLQQVVETGVDGIKLHPLHIVTGSIMAKAWQAGRLNGIALDDYTVTAGEMIRHTPPEVIYHRISASARRPTLLAPLWCENRWTGMVELDKYLNEHGVQGSALGTPWVQP
- the arcB gene encoding aerobic respiration two-component sensor histidine kinase ArcB, producing the protein MKQIRMLAQYYVDLMMKLGLVRFSLLLALALVVLAIVVQMAVTMVLHGQVESIDVIRSIFFGLLITPWAVYFLSVVVEQLEESRQRLSRLVEKLEEMRERDLKLNVQLKDNISQLNQEISDREKAEAERLATLEQLRIEVQEREETQIRLEQQSSFLRSFLDASPDLVFYRNEDKEFSGCNRAMELLTGKSEKQLIHLHPEEVYSAEAAAKVIETDEKVFRHNVSLTYEQWLDYPDGRKACFEIRKVPYYDRVGKRHGLMGFGRDITERKRYQDALERASRDKTTFISTISHELRTPLNGIVGLSRILLDTNLTAEQEKYLKTIHVSAVTLGNIFNDIIDMDKMERRKVQLDNQEVDFTGFLADLENLSGLQAQQKGLRFIMEPTLPLPHKVITDGTRLRQILWNLISNAVKFTQQGNVVVRVRYDEGDMLHFEVEDSGIGIPQEEQDKIFAMYYQVKDSQGGKPATGTGIGLAVSKRLAKSMGGDIDVSSQPGHGSVFTLTVHAPAVAEEVEDTLEEDDMPLPALHVLLVEDIELNVIVARSVLEKLGNSVDVAMTGKAALEMFTPGEYDLVLLDIQLPDMTGLDISRELTRKYHADDLPPLVALTANVLKDKKEYLDAGMDDVLSKPLSVPALTAMIKKFWDTAEDEEESTVSQSDNGKSQQLLDIPMLEQYIELVGPKLITDGLAVFEKMMPGYLAVLESNLTARDQKGIVEEGHKIKGAAGSVGLRHLQQLGQQIQSPDLPAWWDNVGEWVEEMKSEWQHDVAVLKAWVANVDKK
- the mtgA gene encoding monofunctional biosynthetic peptidoglycan transglycosylase encodes the protein MALRSVAGLKRLVLRLLLLLVLAWGGGIAAFSILPVPFSAVMIERQVGAWLSGDFGYVAHSDWVSMDDISPWMGLAVIAAEDQKFPDHWGFDVTAIEKALAHNERNENRIRGASTLSQQTAKNLFLWDGRSWLRKGLEAGLTLGIETVWSKKRILTVYLNIAEFGDGVFGVEAASQRFFHKPASKLTMAEAALLAAVLPNPIRFKASAPSGYVRSRQAWILRQMRQLGGEGFMRENKLY